In Aciduliprofundum sp. MAR08-339, a single window of DNA contains:
- a CDS encoding CDP-2,3-bis-(O-geranylgeranyl)-sn-glycerol synthase: MNVLAEIIAALWFMLPAYVPNSAAVLFRGKIPMDLGKNFIDGRRILGKGKTWRGFLGGSLTGFFLGIILNVLAKFLPQPYFPPFSESILKAIGIILCLAFGAMLGDATGSFIKRRLGIESGGRAFLLDQLTFVFVAWFLVWIFYPSFFMFAFGNIPALLTILVLTPLIHRGVNIAAYKMGKKSVPW; encoded by the coding sequence ATGAACGTACTTGCAGAGATAATTGCAGCCCTATGGTTCATGCTCCCCGCCTACGTACCAAATTCGGCAGCCGTACTATTCAGGGGAAAAATCCCCATGGACCTAGGAAAAAATTTCATAGATGGGAGGAGAATCTTGGGAAAAGGTAAAACATGGCGCGGGTTTTTAGGTGGCTCGCTCACGGGATTCTTCCTTGGGATAATTCTCAATGTTCTCGCCAAGTTCCTTCCCCAGCCCTATTTTCCCCCATTCTCTGAGAGCATACTTAAAGCCATTGGCATAATTCTCTGCCTGGCATTTGGAGCCATGCTTGGAGATGCAACGGGCTCGTTCATAAAAAGGAGGTTGGGAATAGAAAGCGGAGGAAGAGCATTTCTACTGGATCAACTCACCTTCGTATTCGTTGCCTGGTTTCTGGTTTGGATCTTTTACCCATCTTTCTTCATGTTTGCATTTGGCAACATTCCCGCATTGCTCACAATACTCGTCCTGACCCCTCTGATACACAGGGGCGTGAATATTGCAGCGTACAAGATGGGAAAGAAGTCTGTGCCATGGTAA
- a CDS encoding 50S ribosomal protein L41e — MKRSSRSWKKRGKMRWKWRKKRMRRLMRQRRANKS, encoded by the coding sequence ATGAAGCGAAGTTCAAGAAGCTGGAAAAAACGGGGAAAGATGCGCTGGAAGTGGAGAAAGAAGAGAATGCGCCGTCTTATGAGGCAGAGGCGGGCAAACAAGAGCTGA
- a CDS encoding DEAD/DEAH box helicase family protein, which translates to MPRGKNKTTNSKRLDDYLVLNHYMCSLFGYDSFKELKKQFEDVEDGYDEEGHSYMYHRILSLKNLDPRIRDKMDDYDANIYGYLKHINAKRDFQINLKYFQYLAVLFTEIFLDRYFQDPIQLMNEITQFGWKNKRKYDDEANLYGFTPQDLRTLAFWMATGSGKTIIMHINYLQFLKYNKGPHKINYENIILITPNAGLSAQHKKELELSSIPAVYFIEESGTSFSGDYPPVKIIEITKFVENKKGEGVSISTKSVTSKNIVFADEAHKGAGGDAWKKYREDLSKNGFRFEYSATFGQALKNISPGDELLQSYAKSIIFDYSYKYFYGDGYGKDYRIINTRTLTEDLQYTFLLANALSFYEQVEVYSSNEGYRKKYHIERPLWVFIGSTVQPKNRKKESKKKGLDIFGNKEDRKTVSDILKVVKFINKFINDESWAIRTIERVLQGRSGILDKEGNDVFARTYPETNFPFLRGGEISARKIYEDMKRKIFKISTKDALHLVNIKNAEGEIGLKIGPFGKYFGVINIGDKEGFLKFIKDNAEEYGMVVERDDTTNSLFEGIENSSIDILIGARKFVEGWNSWRVSTMGLINMGKTEGPLVIQLFGRGVRLKGYNKMLKRSTAIPNVAHPEHISILETLNIFGIQANYMEVFKGYLEKEGVPTEPQREFFIPTKIHEIIEKGSQKLTIPKLPSKVDFRKSAFLKLEKDEHIKINLDLRPRATILSSKEEKALLAQSKDISSHIDPGYLDLLNWNYIYREIVEYKMERGLYNLKVSKDALKDILMPEVNGKFIYDLYLPDPRKVMPAKMEDLEYLEDLTIRILKKYVYKYYMKHKMMWETSNLKYDYLSSGDKELLIDKYTIKIKLKDLQKFKELVDLLENEDFEPLYGEYDNIIKNVYIDVHLYQPLLKDHPEITIIPKGLNEGEEKFIEYLKIYLSSISNQLQKKDIYVYVLRNRTRGKGIGFFENYGFYPDFIVWIKRKDIEHIIFVEPHGLAHFSERDKEKIELHRKLKELEKKLNEKYERNITLNSYIISVTPYDTLKYMFNMSKDQLENSHILFMEDKIKAVEKIISPFIK; encoded by the coding sequence ATGCCCAGGGGAAAAAATAAAACTACGAATTCCAAAAGACTTGATGATTACCTGGTGCTCAACCATTACATGTGCTCCCTATTTGGATATGATTCATTTAAGGAGTTGAAGAAGCAATTTGAGGATGTGGAAGATGGCTATGATGAGGAAGGTCACAGTTATATGTATCACCGCATCTTGTCATTAAAAAATCTTGACCCGCGTATCAGGGATAAAATGGATGATTACGATGCGAACATATATGGGTATTTGAAACACATAAATGCTAAAAGGGATTTTCAAATAAACTTGAAGTATTTTCAGTACTTGGCTGTACTCTTTACGGAGATATTCTTAGACAGATATTTCCAAGACCCAATTCAACTGATGAACGAAATTACACAGTTTGGATGGAAAAACAAACGCAAATACGATGATGAAGCGAATCTGTATGGTTTCACTCCACAAGATCTCCGCACTCTAGCATTCTGGATGGCCACTGGTAGCGGTAAAACCATAATTATGCACATAAACTACCTTCAATTTTTGAAATACAACAAAGGCCCTCACAAAATTAATTATGAGAACATCATTCTAATAACTCCAAATGCCGGGCTATCGGCACAGCACAAAAAGGAATTGGAGCTCAGCAGCATACCCGCAGTTTATTTCATAGAAGAGAGCGGCACTTCTTTCTCTGGAGATTATCCTCCAGTTAAAATCATTGAAATAACCAAGTTTGTGGAAAACAAGAAGGGTGAAGGGGTAAGCATATCCACAAAGAGTGTGACTTCCAAAAATATTGTGTTTGCCGATGAGGCACATAAAGGTGCCGGTGGAGACGCGTGGAAAAAATACAGAGAAGATTTATCTAAGAATGGTTTCAGATTTGAGTATAGTGCCACATTCGGCCAAGCATTGAAAAATATCTCTCCAGGGGATGAACTCTTACAGAGTTATGCAAAATCCATAATATTCGATTATTCCTACAAATATTTTTACGGAGATGGATATGGGAAGGATTACCGGATAATAAACACAAGAACACTTACGGAGGATTTGCAGTACACATTTCTTCTTGCAAATGCTCTATCTTTTTACGAGCAGGTAGAAGTATATAGCTCTAACGAGGGTTACAGAAAGAAGTACCATATTGAACGGCCACTCTGGGTATTCATTGGAAGTACCGTGCAACCAAAGAATAGAAAAAAAGAATCAAAAAAGAAGGGATTAGACATATTTGGTAATAAAGAAGACAGGAAAACGGTTTCTGATATTTTAAAAGTGGTAAAATTCATAAATAAATTCATCAATGATGAGAGTTGGGCCATTAGAACTATAGAGAGAGTACTACAAGGAAGGTCCGGAATTTTGGATAAAGAAGGTAATGATGTTTTTGCGAGAACTTACCCTGAGACCAATTTTCCATTTTTGAGGGGAGGGGAAATAAGTGCTAGGAAGATTTATGAAGATATGAAAAGAAAGATTTTCAAAATAAGCACAAAAGATGCTCTTCATCTGGTAAACATAAAAAATGCTGAGGGAGAAATTGGATTGAAAATAGGTCCTTTTGGAAAATACTTCGGAGTCATCAACATTGGAGATAAAGAGGGGTTCCTGAAATTCATAAAAGATAACGCAGAAGAATATGGTATGGTTGTGGAAAGAGATGATACCACAAATTCCCTATTTGAAGGTATAGAAAACTCCAGCATTGACATATTAATAGGAGCGCGAAAATTTGTGGAAGGTTGGAATAGTTGGAGGGTATCCACAATGGGACTCATAAACATGGGTAAAACAGAGGGGCCCCTTGTGATTCAGTTGTTTGGCAGAGGCGTGAGGCTCAAAGGCTACAACAAAATGCTGAAAAGAAGCACTGCAATACCCAATGTAGCACATCCAGAACACATATCCATATTAGAAACTTTGAACATATTCGGCATACAGGCAAATTATATGGAAGTGTTTAAAGGATACCTGGAGAAAGAAGGCGTGCCTACAGAACCTCAAAGAGAATTTTTCATACCAACAAAAATTCATGAGATTATTGAAAAAGGATCTCAGAAGCTCACCATTCCTAAGTTACCATCTAAAGTTGATTTCAGAAAAAGTGCCTTTTTGAAGTTAGAAAAAGATGAGCATATTAAAATAAACTTAGATCTCAGGCCAAGGGCAACTATTCTCAGCAGCAAAGAGGAGAAGGCACTTTTAGCTCAAAGTAAAGACATAAGTTCGCACATAGATCCCGGATATCTGGATTTATTAAATTGGAATTACATATACAGGGAAATAGTAGAATACAAAATGGAAAGAGGTCTCTATAATCTTAAAGTATCAAAGGATGCTCTAAAGGATATACTGATGCCAGAGGTAAATGGAAAATTCATTTATGATTTGTACTTGCCAGATCCAAGGAAAGTGATGCCTGCTAAAATGGAAGATTTGGAATATCTTGAAGATTTGACCATAAGAATATTAAAAAAATATGTGTATAAATACTATATGAAACATAAAATGATGTGGGAAACAAGTAACTTAAAGTATGATTATCTAAGCTCAGGTGATAAAGAGCTGCTCATAGACAAGTACACTATCAAAATTAAATTAAAAGATCTCCAAAAATTTAAGGAGTTAGTAGATTTACTGGAAAATGAGGATTTCGAGCCTCTATATGGAGAGTACGACAACATAATAAAAAATGTTTACATTGATGTGCATTTGTATCAACCTCTTTTAAAAGATCATCCGGAGATTACAATAATTCCGAAAGGCCTCAATGAAGGAGAGGAAAAATTCATAGAATACTTGAAAATATATTTGTCTTCCATAAGTAATCAATTGCAGAAAAAGGACATATACGTATACGTACTTAGAAATAGAACCCGAGGAAAGGGAATTGGGTTCTTTGAAAATTATGGATTTTACCCAGATTTCATAGTGTGGATTAAAAGAAAAGATATAGAACATATTATTTTTGTGGAGCCTCATGGACTTGCACATTTTAGCGAGAGAGATAAAGAAAAAATTGAACTTCATAGAAAACTAAAGGAGTTAGAGAAAAAATTAAATGAAAAATATGAGAGAAATATAACACTTAATTCTTACATCATATCCGTCACACCTTATGACACTCTAAAATACATGTTTAATATGTCCAAAGATCAGCTTGAGAATTCTCATATTTTATTTATGGAAGATAAAATTAAAGCTGTGGAGAAAATCATCTCTCCATTTATAAAGTAA
- a CDS encoding ATP-dependent DNA helicase yields the protein MVNEICSDEIYNMIINGPFQNSPLSPAQKSAVESSAKHIRILAGAGAGKTETLTRRILYLLLCKNVEPDTIVAFTFTEKAAQSMKSRIYSRIIDIKGEEYAHKLGKMYIGTIHSYALRILQDYFGYGNYDVMDDKQEMAFVMKRGWGIGVNKLRGQNYGDKCKKFLEAVNVVYDEIIPRDKLSKKNPEFYHVFEKYESTLDEYHKLTFGRLIYLAVKNIKENPERLPMVKYLIVDEYQDINHAQEELIKLVGKNASIMVVGDPRQTIYQWRGSDDECFERFTEIYPDAETIVIPENRRSTKRIVEVGNKIANRFEKRKFDEMTPVKDEDGHVYVAKAKTPKEEAKWIVDQIENLVSEKNMRYSDFGILLRSVTTSGDPIIQELKSRDIPYIVGGTIGLFRREEALALGKLFCWLWDEGFWYDYHGKVENEELLDSALNDWISATKLLDLDEKDQVKEKLEIWREDVLNGKYHNFQEVYHEVLNILKFKDLEPSNKLHAAIMANLGRFSVLLGDYENAVRLGGNKLKWNNSLLKGLIWYIITYASTAYEEQPSEDIRAVDAVQVTTIHQAKGLEWHVVFIPSLVSRRFPSSHIAEKRMWLIDRDLFPARRYDTKMEDERRLFYVAATRAKSTLVLSFFEKYNVKKATISCFLREVLEDNPRNLEILRAEDKFKIDTDSPSVVTGEIEVSTFEAGEIVDYVKCPYFYRLRHVWNYQAPLAEELGYGNALHYSLRRAVELHKEGYNPLSAILEAVDKGFYLPYAPKYKAQKLKKSAENILVNYVADHMEDISSVAEVEYRLEFPSKNSTIAGKVDVIIDKGDVVEVREYKTSTKVTKPEHVALQVRLYALGLKGLGYNVGRGSVVYLGEGEIDEIDVSQDTLRNAKIYTENLLSQIQNQNYNPNPGDFCENCDYRDICKFRMGDEGE from the coding sequence ATGGTGAATGAAATTTGTTCAGATGAAATTTATAATATGATTATCAATGGACCCTTCCAAAATTCTCCTTTGTCTCCTGCTCAAAAAAGTGCCGTAGAGAGCAGTGCAAAACATATACGTATTTTAGCAGGTGCAGGAGCTGGTAAAACAGAAACTCTAACAAGAAGAATTCTGTATTTATTGTTATGCAAAAATGTTGAACCAGATACCATCGTAGCATTTACATTTACGGAGAAGGCCGCACAATCTATGAAATCCAGAATATACTCCCGCATAATTGATATAAAAGGCGAAGAATACGCCCATAAGTTAGGCAAAATGTATATTGGGACAATCCACAGCTACGCCCTTCGCATACTTCAAGATTATTTCGGATATGGAAATTACGATGTTATGGACGATAAACAAGAGATGGCTTTTGTTATGAAGAGAGGTTGGGGAATAGGAGTGAATAAACTAAGGGGACAAAATTATGGAGACAAGTGCAAAAAATTCCTAGAGGCAGTAAATGTTGTGTATGATGAGATTATTCCAAGAGACAAGTTATCCAAGAAAAATCCAGAATTTTACCATGTGTTTGAAAAATATGAAAGTACTTTAGATGAGTACCACAAACTTACATTTGGACGCCTCATTTATCTTGCAGTTAAAAATATAAAGGAAAATCCGGAAAGATTACCCATGGTGAAGTATCTCATTGTGGATGAGTATCAGGATATAAATCATGCCCAAGAGGAGCTAATAAAATTAGTTGGAAAAAATGCTAGCATTATGGTTGTAGGAGATCCAAGACAAACCATTTATCAGTGGAGAGGTTCGGATGATGAGTGTTTTGAAAGATTCACGGAAATATATCCAGATGCGGAAACTATAGTTATTCCTGAAAATAGGAGGAGCACCAAAAGAATAGTAGAAGTAGGAAATAAAATTGCTAACAGATTTGAAAAAAGGAAATTTGATGAAATGACACCTGTGAAAGATGAAGATGGACATGTGTATGTGGCAAAAGCAAAAACTCCAAAAGAGGAAGCAAAATGGATTGTAGATCAGATAGAGAATTTAGTAAGTGAGAAGAATATGAGGTATTCAGATTTTGGTATTCTTCTAAGAAGTGTGACTACCTCAGGCGATCCCATTATCCAAGAACTAAAAAGTAGGGACATCCCATACATCGTAGGAGGGACTATTGGTTTATTTAGAAGGGAGGAGGCCTTGGCTCTAGGCAAGTTATTCTGCTGGCTCTGGGATGAGGGATTTTGGTATGATTACCACGGTAAAGTGGAAAATGAAGAACTATTAGACTCTGCATTGAATGATTGGATAAGTGCCACAAAATTGTTGGATTTAGATGAAAAAGATCAGGTTAAAGAAAAATTAGAGATCTGGAGGGAGGATGTGTTAAATGGCAAATACCATAACTTCCAAGAGGTTTATCATGAGGTTCTTAACATTCTCAAGTTTAAGGATTTGGAACCCTCTAACAAACTCCATGCTGCCATAATGGCAAATCTTGGAAGATTTAGCGTTTTACTGGGAGATTATGAGAATGCTGTGAGATTGGGGGGGAACAAACTTAAATGGAACAATTCTTTGCTAAAGGGATTAATATGGTACATTATAACATATGCATCCACAGCCTATGAGGAGCAACCAAGTGAGGACATCAGAGCAGTGGATGCTGTGCAGGTAACCACAATTCACCAAGCAAAAGGTCTTGAATGGCATGTTGTGTTCATACCATCATTAGTGAGTAGAAGATTTCCCTCTTCACATATAGCGGAAAAGAGAATGTGGCTCATAGACAGGGATCTATTCCCTGCACGTAGATACGATACAAAAATGGAAGATGAAAGAAGATTGTTTTATGTGGCTGCAACAAGAGCAAAAAGTACATTGGTGCTAAGCTTTTTTGAGAAATATAATGTTAAGAAGGCAACTATCAGCTGCTTCCTACGGGAGGTCCTGGAAGATAATCCCAGAAATTTGGAGATTTTAAGAGCAGAAGATAAATTCAAAATAGATACTGATTCACCTTCAGTGGTTACCGGTGAGATCGAGGTATCCACATTTGAGGCAGGTGAAATAGTGGATTATGTGAAGTGCCCCTACTTTTACAGATTAAGACATGTATGGAACTATCAAGCTCCACTTGCAGAGGAACTGGGATATGGGAATGCACTTCATTACTCCTTACGCAGAGCTGTAGAACTCCATAAAGAAGGGTATAATCCATTAAGTGCAATATTAGAGGCTGTAGATAAAGGATTCTACTTACCTTATGCACCGAAATATAAAGCTCAAAAACTAAAGAAAAGTGCGGAGAATATTCTTGTGAATTATGTGGCAGATCATATGGAAGACATTTCCTCTGTGGCAGAGGTGGAATACAGATTGGAATTTCCCAGCAAAAATTCCACAATAGCAGGTAAAGTGGATGTAATCATAGATAAGGGTGATGTTGTGGAGGTGAGGGAATACAAAACATCCACAAAAGTTACCAAACCGGAGCATGTGGCCCTTCAGGTACGTTTATATGCCTTAGGGCTCAAAGGGCTCGGATATAATGTGGGAAGGGGAAGCGTTGTATATTTAGGTGAAGGAGAAATAGATGAGATTGACGTGAGCCAAGATACTCTCCGCAATGCAAAAATATATACGGAGAATTTACTATCTCAAATTCAAAATCAGAACTATAACCCCAACCCCGGTGATTTCTGTGAAAATTGCGATTACCGGGACATATGTAAATTCAGAATGGGTGATGAAGGTGAGTAA
- a CDS encoding DNA methyltransferase: protein MYGNVENLKKEEENMERKLKDLLLNLFRFDVEDLDFGIYKIMNFKREEIRNFIENDLINAVEEEFKELYKQDAKDLEKELKDLRREVVENLGEGVFDEDGNINPMFENVPIVKKYKEKQKALKNVENVTADKREIFSRIYEFFDRYYQDGDLIPIRRYTKSNDYIVPYNGEEVMLYWANKDQYYVKTTEYFQKYTFRAGAYEINFKLREAHIDKNNVKGKDKYFILSAEDFMEVKGKSVNIYFEFRELTNEEYQRFGFGDRTNKTTVKTTLQEDAVKRINEWLQENNHPDIKKQLNKKFVKKSGEESDRTVLEARIAQYVAKNTKDYFIHKNLKKFFLTELDFYIKNEMLNMESIESMDENELRKLMRRVKVFRNLSQKIIEFLAEIEDFEKMLWEKKKFVLKTEYVITLDKIKEFAGEEFLEGIIDDILNNEKQIEEWKELFGVEVSRKEDLIEKRTLEGNVWKKLPIDTKYFDEEFKWNLLVALSKNNYLDDILDGVLIKSENWQALNLLLNKYYEKVQTIYIDPPFKTGKDFIYKDNYQTSSWLTLLIDRIKLAREFMRETGSFFIHLDWNANYLGRYLVNSMFPVINEIIWNTNATKDDESGLFSYKSFGEKYVRQHDTIFQCSYINDYKFIKLWKPNRNTTKLPIGWLDLISYTKEGTKRGQRLEDFEFFVEKYNDKGNLVLQKLEVKEKVYPIGDIWNDIYHFTQSELRTTENVSFNTQKPENLLRRILQSTTEKGDLVMDFFAGSGTTLVVSHKLRRKWIGIELEEYFSEFYHDNSEKKLGLLGRLKIVLYGDKEFNILGKRRRSHLSNDINWSGSGFFKYHTLEQYEDTLNNIVFANEEGRQAKLAEFEDYIFHMLEYGTRGSMSRLNIDKFQKPFSYKLRILENGMEKDENVDLAETFNYLLGLHVKKYFVERFEDRKYVWVVGTKSDGSLTVIVWRNTENLDLEKDKNHIEEKMNEIADTEPDYIYVNGDSYVENAIPIETEFMKLLGA, encoded by the coding sequence ATGTATGGTAATGTGGAAAATTTGAAGAAGGAAGAAGAAAACATGGAGAGAAAACTCAAAGATTTGCTTTTGAATCTTTTCAGATTTGATGTGGAAGATTTGGATTTTGGCATCTACAAAATAATGAATTTCAAAAGGGAAGAAATAAGGAATTTCATAGAAAACGATTTAATAAATGCTGTTGAGGAGGAATTCAAAGAGCTCTACAAACAGGATGCAAAAGATTTGGAGAAGGAATTAAAAGATTTGAGGAGGGAAGTTGTGGAGAATCTAGGCGAGGGTGTGTTTGATGAAGATGGTAACATAAATCCAATGTTTGAAAATGTGCCTATCGTAAAGAAGTATAAGGAGAAACAGAAAGCTTTGAAAAATGTGGAAAATGTGACAGCAGATAAAAGAGAGATTTTCAGCAGGATTTACGAGTTTTTTGATAGATATTATCAAGATGGAGATTTGATTCCCATAAGAAGATACACAAAATCCAACGATTACATAGTGCCTTACAATGGGGAAGAAGTGATGCTTTACTGGGCAAATAAAGATCAGTACTATGTGAAAACAACCGAGTACTTCCAGAAATACACATTTCGTGCCGGTGCTTACGAAATAAATTTCAAGTTGAGGGAGGCGCATATTGATAAAAATAATGTGAAGGGAAAGGACAAGTATTTCATTCTCTCTGCAGAGGATTTTATGGAAGTGAAGGGTAAGAGTGTGAACATATACTTTGAGTTCAGGGAATTAACAAATGAAGAGTACCAAAGATTTGGATTTGGTGATAGAACCAACAAAACAACCGTAAAAACCACTCTGCAAGAAGATGCTGTAAAAAGGATAAATGAATGGTTGCAGGAGAACAATCATCCTGATATTAAGAAGCAGTTGAACAAGAAGTTTGTGAAGAAATCCGGTGAAGAAAGCGATAGAACGGTTTTGGAAGCACGCATAGCGCAATATGTGGCCAAGAACACCAAGGATTATTTCATACACAAAAATCTGAAAAAATTTTTCCTGACCGAGCTTGATTTCTACATAAAGAATGAGATGCTGAATATGGAGAGCATTGAGAGTATGGACGAGAATGAATTGCGAAAACTCATGAGAAGAGTAAAGGTGTTCAGAAATTTGAGCCAGAAAATAATTGAATTCCTGGCCGAAATTGAAGATTTTGAGAAAATGCTGTGGGAGAAGAAGAAGTTTGTGCTAAAAACTGAGTATGTGATCACTCTGGATAAAATAAAAGAGTTTGCAGGTGAGGAATTTCTGGAAGGTATAATTGATGATATATTGAATAATGAAAAGCAGATTGAAGAATGGAAAGAATTATTTGGCGTGGAAGTAAGTAGAAAAGAGGATCTCATTGAAAAGCGCACTCTGGAGGGAAATGTGTGGAAAAAGTTACCTATAGATACTAAGTACTTTGATGAGGAATTCAAGTGGAATTTGCTGGTGGCTCTGAGCAAAAACAACTATCTGGATGATATTTTGGATGGAGTTTTGATTAAAAGTGAAAACTGGCAGGCGTTGAATTTGCTTTTGAATAAATACTACGAGAAGGTGCAGACGATTTACATTGATCCACCATTTAAAACAGGAAAAGACTTCATTTATAAAGATAATTACCAAACTTCATCTTGGCTTACATTGTTAATAGACAGAATAAAATTAGCAAGAGAGTTTATGAGAGAAACCGGATCATTTTTTATCCATTTGGATTGGAACGCTAATTATTTAGGAAGATATTTAGTAAATTCAATGTTTCCAGTTATTAACGAAATTATTTGGAATACCAATGCAACAAAAGATGATGAGAGTGGACTATTTAGCTACAAAAGTTTTGGAGAAAAATATGTAAGACAGCATGATACAATATTTCAATGCTCATATATAAATGATTACAAATTTATCAAACTGTGGAAGCCAAATAGAAACACAACAAAATTACCAATAGGCTGGTTGGATTTGATTTCTTACACTAAAGAGGGGACTAAGAGAGGTCAAAGACTTGAAGATTTTGAATTTTTCGTAGAGAAATATAACGATAAAGGAAATCTTGTTCTTCAAAAGTTAGAAGTAAAGGAAAAAGTTTACCCTATTGGTGATATATGGAACGATATTTACCATTTTACGCAATCAGAATTAAGAACAACTGAGAATGTAAGTTTTAATACACAAAAACCTGAGAATTTATTAAGAAGGATACTCCAATCTACTACAGAAAAAGGAGATCTAGTAATGGACTTCTTTGCTGGATCTGGAACTACTTTGGTAGTATCACATAAATTGAGAAGAAAATGGATTGGAATTGAGTTAGAAGAATATTTTAGTGAGTTTTACCATGATAACAGTGAGAAAAAACTGGGCTTGTTGGGTAGATTAAAAATAGTTTTGTATGGAGATAAAGAATTTAATATATTAGGGAAGAGAAGGAGATCACATCTAAGTAATGATATTAATTGGAGTGGCAGTGGCTTCTTCAAATACCACACCCTGGAGCAGTACGAGGACACCCTGAACAACATTGTGTTTGCCAATGAGGAGGGTAGGCAGGCAAAACTCGCAGAATTTGAGGATTACATATTCCACATGCTTGAGTACGGTACACGTGGAAGTATGAGCCGGCTCAACATTGACAAATTCCAGAAACCATTCTCCTACAAACTGAGAATTCTGGAGAATGGTATGGAGAAGGATGAGAATGTGGATTTGGCGGAAACATTCAATTATCTGCTCGGTTTGCATGTGAAAAAATACTTCGTGGAGAGATTTGAGGACAGAAAATACGTGTGGGTTGTGGGCACCAAGAGCGATGGATCCTTGACAGTTATTGTGTGGAGAAACACGGAAAATTTGGACTTGGAGAAGGACAAAAACCACATTGAGGAAAAAATGAATGAAATTGCAGATACTGAGCCGGATTACATTTATGTGAATGGAGACAGCTATGTGGAAAATGCAATTCCCATTGAAACGGAATTTATGAAGTTGCTGGGAGCGTGA